From a single Sinomonas atrocyanea genomic region:
- a CDS encoding aldo/keto reductase, with protein sequence MQYTRLGTSGLRVSRLALGCMSFGDPSRGYNEWALGDDAAEPLFRQAVELGITFWDTANVYGYGSSEEIVGRAIREYTRREDVVLATKVFFPMHEGPGGRSLSRRAIMEQIDASLARLGTDYVDLYQIHRFDPETPVEETMEALHDVVKAGKARYLGASSMWAWQFQAMQHAAEANGWTRFVSMQDQYSLVEREDEREMMPLLATTGVGSMPWSPLAKGRLTRPWSDQQTARATTDPLQSRYSGEVNKPIVDALQRVAEARGVPMAQVALAWVLRNPVVSAPIVGATKPHHLPDAAAALELALTEDEVRALEEHYTPRMPSGF encoded by the coding sequence ATGCAGTACACCCGTCTCGGCACTTCTGGGCTCCGCGTGAGCCGCCTCGCCCTCGGCTGCATGAGCTTCGGCGACCCCTCACGGGGCTACAACGAGTGGGCCCTCGGCGATGACGCGGCCGAGCCCCTGTTCCGCCAGGCCGTCGAGCTCGGCATCACGTTCTGGGACACGGCGAACGTCTACGGCTACGGCTCGAGCGAGGAGATCGTGGGCCGCGCGATCAGGGAGTACACCCGGCGCGAGGACGTGGTGCTGGCCACCAAGGTCTTCTTCCCGATGCACGAGGGCCCCGGCGGCCGCAGCCTGTCCCGGCGGGCGATCATGGAGCAGATCGACGCGTCCCTGGCCCGCCTCGGCACCGACTACGTGGACCTGTACCAGATCCACCGCTTCGACCCCGAGACCCCGGTCGAGGAGACGATGGAGGCGCTGCACGACGTGGTCAAGGCCGGAAAGGCGCGCTACCTCGGCGCCTCGTCCATGTGGGCCTGGCAGTTCCAGGCGATGCAGCACGCCGCGGAGGCGAACGGCTGGACGCGCTTCGTCTCGATGCAGGACCAGTACAGCCTCGTGGAGCGCGAGGACGAGCGCGAGATGATGCCGCTGCTGGCCACGACCGGCGTGGGCAGCATGCCGTGGAGCCCGCTCGCCAAGGGCCGCCTGACCCGGCCGTGGAGCGACCAGCAGACCGCGCGCGCCACGACCGATCCCCTGCAGAGCCGCTACTCCGGCGAGGTGAACAAGCCGATCGTCGATGCCCTCCAGCGCGTGGCGGAGGCCCGGGGCGTGCCCATGGCGCAGGTCGCGCTCGCCTGGGTGCTGCGGAACCCGGTGGTGTCCGCACCGATCGTGGGCGCGACCAAGCCCCATCACCTCCCGGACGCCGCCGCTGCCCTTGAGCTGGCGCTGACCGAGGACGAGGTCAGGGCCCTCGAGGAGCACTACACACCGAGGATGCCGTCCGGGTTCTGA
- a CDS encoding SRPBCC domain-containing protein: MNETACRVRIRCTPEALWGALTDTEVPRPWKGGETVHSSWAPEAAYELRAGGSVVALGHVIAIDPPRRLKATFDPRWDPAVVNEPPGTLEYRIEAAEEGTCELTVRITGLSGASAAAVERDTSATYLRLKEWIEAGRDQ; this comes from the coding sequence ATGAACGAAACGGCCTGCCGCGTCCGCATCCGCTGTACCCCCGAAGCGCTGTGGGGCGCGCTCACCGACACCGAGGTGCCCCGGCCGTGGAAGGGCGGGGAGACCGTCCACAGCTCGTGGGCGCCCGAGGCGGCCTACGAGCTGCGCGCGGGCGGGTCGGTGGTGGCCCTCGGGCACGTCATCGCGATCGACCCTCCGCGGCGGCTCAAGGCGACCTTCGATCCTCGCTGGGACCCGGCCGTGGTGAACGAGCCGCCGGGGACCCTCGAGTACCGCATCGAGGCCGCCGAGGAGGGCACCTGCGAACTCACGGTCCGGATCACGGGGCTAAGCGGCGCCTCGGCCGCCGCGGTGGAGCGGGACACCTCCGCGACCTACCTGCGCCTGAAGGAGTGGATCGAGGCGGGCAGGGACCAGTAG
- a CDS encoding Na+/H+ antiporter, which yields MLGLELVVALGAAVVVGSLLAPRISITQPLLLVLLGLALTLVPEFRGVGLPPETVLLLFLPPLLYWESLTTSLREIRRFIRGIILSGTLLVVITAGTVAAVAHALGMDWGPAWIIGAAVAPTDATAVAAIAHGLLPRRQMTVLHAESLINDGTALVVYGVAVGFATGSVDISPLMVTGEFLYSFVGGVTVGVALAWAMLWVRRRIENPLAGNAATLLTPFVAYLGGELVHASAVLAVVSCGLYISQAAPLAVSAYTRQQTVAVWGIGSYLLNGALFVLVGLALPSALGGIVAGQAEHGQPLGSVLLVAAAVYGTILVTRLAVLVVSAYVIRAVDRRPHQRKLRTTNRARVMSTTAGVRGAVSLAVALAVPQDYPARDAIVFVTAFVVVASLALQGSALPRVIRWSRIPEDTKVTEELLLAKRTAIEEAFKALPDLAREINVDDEVLERIHHEYDEHLAAITAGFDDEDHPAVARTRQYARLRLALIGHKRATVVRLRDEKTIDDTVLRTIEGELDAEEVRLARQQETE from the coding sequence ATGCTCGGTCTGGAACTCGTCGTTGCCCTCGGCGCGGCAGTGGTCGTCGGGAGCCTGCTCGCACCCAGGATCAGCATCACCCAGCCCCTGCTGCTCGTACTCCTCGGCCTCGCGCTCACCCTGGTCCCGGAGTTCCGCGGCGTGGGCCTGCCTCCCGAGACGGTCCTGCTGCTGTTCCTCCCGCCGCTGCTCTACTGGGAGAGCCTCACCACGTCCCTGCGCGAGATCCGCAGGTTCATCCGCGGCATCATCCTCAGCGGGACGCTCCTGGTGGTCATCACCGCGGGCACGGTCGCGGCGGTGGCGCACGCGCTCGGGATGGACTGGGGCCCCGCCTGGATCATCGGCGCCGCGGTGGCCCCCACGGACGCCACGGCGGTGGCCGCGATCGCCCACGGGCTCCTCCCGCGCCGGCAGATGACCGTGCTGCACGCCGAGAGCCTCATCAACGACGGCACCGCCCTCGTGGTCTACGGGGTCGCCGTCGGGTTCGCCACCGGGTCCGTGGACATCAGCCCGCTCATGGTCACCGGCGAGTTCCTCTACTCCTTCGTGGGCGGGGTGACCGTCGGCGTCGCCCTCGCATGGGCCATGCTCTGGGTGCGCCGGCGCATCGAGAACCCGCTCGCCGGCAACGCCGCGACCCTGCTGACCCCCTTCGTGGCGTACCTCGGGGGCGAGCTCGTCCACGCCTCGGCCGTGCTCGCCGTCGTCTCGTGCGGCCTGTACATCTCCCAGGCCGCCCCGCTCGCCGTCTCCGCCTACACGCGCCAGCAGACGGTCGCGGTCTGGGGGATCGGCAGCTACCTCCTCAACGGTGCCCTGTTCGTGCTCGTGGGCCTGGCGCTGCCGTCCGCCCTGGGCGGGATCGTCGCCGGGCAGGCCGAGCATGGGCAGCCGCTCGGCAGTGTGCTCCTCGTCGCCGCGGCGGTGTACGGCACCATCCTCGTCACGCGCCTGGCGGTGCTCGTCGTCTCGGCCTACGTGATCAGGGCCGTGGACCGCCGCCCCCACCAGCGCAAGCTGCGCACCACGAACCGCGCCCGGGTCATGAGCACGACGGCGGGCGTCCGGGGCGCCGTCTCGCTCGCGGTCGCGCTCGCGGTCCCGCAGGACTACCCGGCGCGGGACGCGATCGTGTTCGTCACGGCCTTCGTGGTGGTCGCGTCGCTAGCGCTCCAGGGCTCTGCGCTGCCGAGGGTCATCCGGTGGTCCCGCATCCCCGAGGACACGAAGGTCACCGAGGAGCTCCTGCTCGCCAAGCGCACGGCGATCGAGGAGGCCTTCAAGGCGCTGCCCGACCTCGCCCGCGAGATCAACGTGGACGACGAGGTGCTCGAGCGCATCCACCACGAGTACGACGAGCACTTGGCCGCCATCACCGCCGGCTTCGACGACGAGGACCACCCGGCCGTGGCGCGCACCCGCCAGTACGCCCGGCTGCGGCTGGCGCTGATCGGCCACAAGCGGGCCACGGTGGTGCGCCTGCGCGACGAGAAGACGATCGACGACACGGTCCTGCGCACCATCGAGGGCGAGCTCGACGCCGAGGAGGTGCGCCTCGCCCGCCAGCAGGAGACGGAGTGA
- a CDS encoding oxidoreductase, with product MDVSPVWLITGCSTGLGRALAEAVLARGDRAVVTARDAASVSDLADAHPETALAVPLDVTDPAQVASTVAAAQDRFGRIDVLVNNAGYGYRAAVEEGDDADVARLFATNVFGPVALMKAVLPGMRDRRSGAIVNISSIGARLCPPGSGYYSATKAALEGISGSAQKELAPLGISVTAVEPGAFRTDFAGRSLTQSAEPIADYAETAGQRRKEHDTVHGTQAGDPAKAARAIIAAVDAEQTPAFLLLGRDALAGYRAVAEAQAAEVTAWESVSGSTGFEG from the coding sequence ATGGACGTCTCACCCGTCTGGCTCATCACCGGCTGCTCCACCGGGCTCGGCCGCGCCCTCGCCGAGGCCGTCCTCGCCCGCGGCGACCGCGCCGTCGTGACCGCGCGCGACGCCGCCTCCGTCTCCGACCTCGCGGACGCCCACCCCGAGACGGCCCTCGCCGTCCCGCTCGACGTGACCGACCCGGCGCAGGTGGCCTCCACCGTCGCCGCCGCCCAGGATCGCTTCGGGCGCATCGATGTGCTCGTGAACAACGCCGGCTACGGGTACCGGGCAGCCGTGGAGGAGGGCGACGACGCCGACGTGGCCCGCCTCTTCGCGACCAACGTGTTCGGCCCCGTGGCCCTGATGAAGGCGGTGCTGCCGGGTATGCGTGACCGCCGCTCGGGGGCGATCGTGAACATCTCCTCCATCGGGGCGCGGCTCTGCCCGCCCGGCTCCGGCTACTACTCGGCCACCAAGGCCGCGCTCGAGGGCATCTCGGGCTCGGCCCAGAAGGAGCTCGCGCCGCTGGGGATCTCGGTGACCGCCGTGGAGCCGGGCGCGTTCAGGACCGACTTCGCGGGCCGCTCGCTGACCCAGTCTGCCGAGCCCATCGCGGACTACGCCGAGACCGCCGGGCAGCGGCGCAAGGAGCACGACACGGTCCACGGGACCCAGGCCGGCGACCCGGCCAAGGCCGCCCGGGCCATCATCGCCGCGGTGGACGCCGAGCAGACGCCGGCGTTCCTGCTGCTCGGCCGGGACGCACTGGCTGGCTACCGCGCGGTGGCCGAGGCGCAGGCGGCGGAGGTCACCGCGTGGGAGTCGGTGAGCGGGTCCACGGGGTTCGAGGGCTGA
- a CDS encoding FAD-dependent oxidoreductase has product MTAPVPTSSAAPAVQTDVLVIGSGAGGLSAAVTAAYHGLRVVVVEKAEVCGGATAWSGGWAWTPGNPLAKADGVDEDPEQFRTYLRHRLGDRYDAARIDAFLDAVPHMVGFFEGRTWLQFTPGAKIRDIYGKTPGAGTGHRSVGPAPINARRLSPRVRRLLRGQLYETSFLGMGIMAGPDLTRFLSASQGSLQGLAYAAWRVGRHVLDLAVHRRGMQLVNGTALVGRLLQSAEDLGVDVRVSTPAVRLTTDDSGRVTGAVVSGPEGRYEIEAARGVVLAAGGFPNDVQRRAALFPKTPTGREHWTLAPKEADGDGITLGESVGAQFVTDVESPAAWCPVSLVPYRSGRVGNFPHIMDRAKPGSIGVRRDGKRFVNEANGYYDYVSALVAATPEGEAVESWQIADSRFVRRYPLGMAKPLPVPLFPYLRSGYLKRGRTLEELAAACGIDPAGLRETVERFNEGARRGADPEFERGETEFNRYGGDPKVGPNPSLAPIEKGPFYAVKVVPGSFGTFAGLAADGRARVLRADGSAVEGLYVAGNDQASIMGGFYPAGGINLGPALTFGYVAGRELARAERYEDDGSVPAEHAQA; this is encoded by the coding sequence ATGACCGCCCCCGTCCCGACATCCTCTGCCGCCCCCGCCGTCCAGACCGACGTCCTCGTCATCGGCTCCGGCGCCGGCGGCCTGTCCGCGGCCGTGACGGCCGCCTACCACGGACTGCGCGTCGTGGTGGTCGAGAAGGCCGAGGTCTGCGGCGGCGCCACGGCCTGGTCCGGCGGCTGGGCGTGGACCCCCGGCAACCCGCTCGCGAAGGCCGACGGCGTGGACGAGGACCCCGAGCAGTTCCGCACCTACCTCCGCCACCGGCTCGGAGACCGGTACGACGCCGCCCGCATCGACGCGTTCCTCGACGCCGTGCCCCACATGGTCGGCTTCTTCGAGGGCAGGACGTGGCTGCAGTTCACGCCCGGCGCGAAGATCAGGGACATCTACGGCAAGACCCCCGGCGCGGGGACGGGACACCGCTCCGTCGGCCCGGCGCCGATCAACGCCCGCCGCCTCTCGCCCCGCGTGCGGAGGCTCCTGCGCGGTCAGCTCTACGAGACCTCGTTCCTCGGCATGGGCATCATGGCCGGCCCGGACCTGACCAGGTTCCTCTCGGCGTCCCAGGGCTCGCTGCAGGGCCTTGCGTATGCGGCCTGGCGGGTGGGGCGGCACGTCCTCGACCTCGCCGTGCACCGCAGGGGCATGCAGCTCGTCAACGGGACCGCGCTCGTGGGGCGGCTCCTGCAGAGCGCCGAGGACCTCGGCGTCGACGTGCGGGTCTCGACCCCCGCCGTCCGGCTCACCACCGACGACTCGGGGCGCGTCACCGGCGCCGTGGTGAGCGGACCGGAAGGACGGTACGAGATCGAGGCCGCGCGCGGCGTCGTCCTCGCGGCCGGCGGGTTCCCGAACGACGTGCAGCGGCGCGCCGCGCTGTTCCCCAAGACGCCCACCGGGCGCGAGCACTGGACGCTCGCGCCGAAGGAGGCCGACGGCGACGGGATCACGCTTGGCGAGTCGGTCGGGGCGCAGTTCGTCACCGATGTCGAGTCGCCCGCGGCGTGGTGCCCGGTCTCGCTCGTCCCGTACCGCAGCGGCCGGGTTGGGAACTTCCCGCACATCATGGACCGCGCCAAGCCCGGATCGATCGGCGTGCGCCGGGACGGGAAGCGGTTCGTCAACGAGGCGAACGGCTACTACGACTACGTCTCAGCGCTCGTCGCCGCGACGCCGGAGGGCGAAGCGGTCGAATCGTGGCAGATCGCCGACTCGCGGTTCGTGCGCAGGTACCCGCTCGGCATGGCCAAACCGCTTCCCGTGCCCCTGTTCCCGTACCTGCGCTCCGGCTACCTCAAGCGCGGGCGGACCCTCGAGGAGCTCGCCGCGGCGTGCGGCATCGACCCGGCCGGCCTGCGCGAGACGGTCGAGCGGTTCAACGAGGGCGCCCGGCGCGGGGCGGACCCCGAGTTCGAGCGCGGCGAGACCGAGTTCAACCGGTACGGCGGCGACCCGAAGGTCGGGCCGAACCCCTCGCTCGCACCGATCGAGAAGGGCCCGTTCTACGCGGTCAAGGTGGTGCCCGGGTCATTCGGGACCTTCGCGGGGCTCGCCGCGGACGGGCGGGCCCGGGTGCTGCGGGCCGACGGCTCCGCGGTCGAGGGCCTGTACGTGGCCGGCAACGACCAGGCCAGCATCATGGGCGGCTTCTACCCGGCCGGGGGCATCAATCTCGGGCCGGCGCTGACGTTCGGGTACGTCGCGGGCCGCGAGCTGGCCCGGGCCGAGCGCTACGAGGACGACGGCTCGGTGCCCGCCGAGCACGCCCAGGCCTGA
- a CDS encoding sugar phosphate isomerase/epimerase family protein, with protein MTAAQTASAPRRPVGLAQLSLLGTAPPDLVLLAAEAGFDFIGARVRPVTSAERPYDLQPGAPMLAETLANVRSTGVRVVDIEFLLMDGTGGVHGQRDAWLRMFEAGHALGARTVTVAGADPEPARFAENLARMAEDGREFGITPTLEPISYQRISSLPAAAAAARAAGTQVVVDTLHFRRFGGTLGELAAIADLVPMLQLCDAPAQRPGDREGLVHESRAARLVPGEGGLALAEIVAALAPTLPVSVEAPSPRDVERLGALGWARRLKQGADRVLADAEALAQARATGPAHPTRTAPNGASA; from the coding sequence ATGACCGCCGCCCAGACCGCGTCCGCGCCGCGGCGCCCCGTGGGCCTCGCCCAGCTCTCCCTCCTCGGGACCGCCCCGCCGGACCTCGTCCTCCTCGCCGCCGAGGCGGGGTTCGACTTCATCGGCGCCCGCGTCCGTCCCGTGACCTCGGCCGAGCGGCCGTACGACCTGCAGCCCGGAGCACCGATGCTCGCCGAGACGCTCGCCAACGTCCGCTCCACCGGCGTGCGCGTGGTGGACATCGAATTCCTCCTCATGGACGGAACGGGCGGGGTCCATGGCCAGCGCGACGCCTGGCTGCGCATGTTCGAGGCCGGGCACGCCCTCGGCGCCCGGACCGTGACCGTGGCCGGAGCCGATCCCGAGCCTGCCCGGTTCGCCGAGAACCTCGCCCGGATGGCCGAGGACGGCCGGGAGTTCGGCATCACGCCCACGCTCGAGCCCATCTCCTACCAGCGCATCAGCTCGCTGCCCGCGGCCGCTGCGGCAGCCCGGGCCGCCGGCACCCAGGTCGTCGTCGACACCCTGCACTTCCGCCGCTTCGGCGGCACGCTCGGGGAGCTCGCAGCCATCGCCGACCTCGTCCCGATGCTCCAGCTCTGCGACGCCCCGGCCCAGCGCCCCGGGGACCGCGAGGGCCTCGTCCACGAGTCCCGCGCCGCCCGCCTGGTCCCGGGCGAGGGCGGCCTCGCGCTCGCCGAGATCGTCGCCGCCCTGGCCCCGACGCTGCCGGTGAGCGTCGAGGCGCCGTCTCCGCGCGACGTCGAGCGCCTCGGCGCGCTCGGCTGGGCGCGCCGCCTGAAGCAGGGCGCCGACCGCGTGCTCGCGGACGCCGAAGCGCTCGCCCAGGCACGGGCCACTGGACCCGCCCACCCCACCCGCACTGCACCGAACGGAGCCTCCGCATGA
- a CDS encoding FAD-dependent oxidoreductase — translation MTHHASQPLILGRNGRPARTLRNRLVSSPMERNYGTTDGRITAQYTDYLVARARAGLAIVTTEATYVRADGKGRTHQLGLHTDAVLPGFRELTDAIHATGALAAVEINHGGRTAQSAVSGLPPVAPAAVPCEVAGGELPRALSTRECHELVDAYAQAARRAVAAGFDAISIHGGHGYLVHQFMSARTNGRSDEFGAPEHFANLVIRAVRAAAPEALVGIRLSVLEGVPDGLGAEETLEVVSRLDLEALDFLDLSAGSYEAGEWIVQSGEWRPGVLADYARAYRRFGLPLGLAGRLNSPEAIEAVLADGVCDFVSLGRAVHADPAFVQGVLDGAPYRPCIACNVCIDNLGLGQVTCTVNPAVGRSRVPVPAPRLVAADDAGRPGAVVRSSPPHTVVLGAGPAGLTAARELAEAGARVTLLEAGERIGGQFALAAGMRPTPDFHRYLDWNRAELARLGVEVRLGAAADVRDLAGLARALGADGIVLATGGTRPAPGLPVTGGRAKAPDGVLDVRDWLAARPGLLAGDRRPKRAPGPPR, via the coding sequence ATGACCCACCACGCCTCCCAGCCGCTCATACTGGGCCGCAACGGCCGCCCGGCGCGCACCCTCCGCAACCGGCTCGTGAGCTCCCCGATGGAGCGCAACTACGGCACCACCGACGGGCGCATCACCGCCCAGTACACGGACTACCTCGTGGCCCGCGCCCGGGCCGGCCTCGCCATCGTCACCACCGAGGCCACGTACGTGCGCGCCGACGGCAAGGGCCGCACCCACCAGCTCGGCCTGCACACCGACGCCGTCCTCCCGGGATTCCGGGAGCTCACCGACGCCATCCACGCGACGGGCGCGCTCGCCGCCGTCGAGATCAACCATGGCGGACGCACCGCCCAGTCCGCGGTGAGCGGTCTCCCGCCCGTCGCGCCCGCCGCGGTGCCGTGCGAGGTCGCCGGCGGCGAGCTGCCCCGGGCCCTCAGCACGCGCGAGTGCCACGAGCTCGTGGACGCCTACGCCCAGGCGGCCCGCCGGGCCGTCGCGGCCGGGTTCGACGCCATCAGCATCCACGGCGGGCACGGCTACCTCGTCCACCAGTTCATGTCCGCCCGCACCAACGGCCGCTCCGACGAGTTCGGCGCCCCGGAGCACTTCGCCAACCTCGTGATCCGGGCCGTCCGGGCGGCCGCGCCCGAGGCGCTCGTGGGGATCCGCCTCTCCGTGCTCGAGGGCGTCCCGGACGGACTCGGCGCCGAGGAGACCCTCGAGGTCGTCTCGCGGCTCGACCTGGAGGCGCTGGACTTCCTGGACCTCTCCGCCGGCTCCTACGAGGCCGGCGAGTGGATCGTGCAGTCGGGGGAGTGGAGGCCCGGCGTCCTCGCCGACTACGCCCGCGCCTACCGCCGCTTCGGCCTGCCCCTCGGCCTCGCGGGGCGGCTCAACTCGCCCGAGGCCATCGAGGCGGTGCTCGCCGACGGCGTGTGCGACTTCGTCTCCCTCGGCCGTGCGGTGCACGCCGACCCGGCCTTCGTCCAGGGCGTCCTGGACGGTGCCCCGTACCGGCCCTGCATCGCCTGCAACGTCTGCATCGACAACCTCGGCCTCGGCCAGGTGACGTGCACCGTCAACCCGGCGGTCGGACGCTCGCGGGTTCCCGTGCCGGCCCCGCGCCTCGTGGCGGCCGACGACGCGGGCCGGCCGGGCGCCGTCGTGCGCTCCTCCCCGCCCCACACCGTGGTCCTCGGCGCCGGGCCCGCGGGCCTGACCGCCGCGCGCGAGCTCGCCGAGGCCGGTGCGCGCGTCACGCTGCTCGAGGCGGGGGAGCGGATCGGCGGCCAGTTCGCACTCGCCGCCGGGATGCGCCCCACGCCCGACTTCCACCGCTACCTCGACTGGAACCGTGCCGAGCTCGCGCGCCTCGGGGTCGAGGTGCGCCTCGGCGCCGCCGCGGACGTGCGGGACCTCGCAGGCCTCGCGCGGGCGCTCGGCGCCGACGGGATCGTCCTCGCCACCGGCGGGACCCGCCCCGCGCCCGGCCTTCCGGTCACCGGCGGCCGCGCCAAGGCGCCCGACGGCGTGCTCGACGTCCGCGACTGGCTCGCCGCCCGCCCGGGCCTCCTCGCCGGCGACCGCCGCCCGAAGAGGGCGCCTGGCCCGCCGCGGTGA
- a CDS encoding Gfo/Idh/MocA family protein: MSAPYRVGIVGCGAISRNHLEAFAAIPEATVVAVCDVDPGRARETAERWRIPHAFGSVGELLAAGVDLVSVCTPHPTHEAVVLAAAAAGAHVLCEKPIAIDLASAERMVAACDTAGVRLGVLFQRRFWPAAQRLRAAVDDGTLGRPILGHASVLLHREPEYYSAAAWRGTWATDGGGVLMTQAIHYLDLLQWLMGDVVEVHGYLGTFTHAIEVEDTAAAVLRFASGAMATLSATTAAAPSLGVSIRITGETGATAELTEFPEGTDGRVTILARGRTIDSEPAHPAGIDPDVDLATINGQLIPHHTTQIRDFVEALGAGREPAVTGHDATAALTILLAVYESSRTGRPVRLAQPAATPEGAS; this comes from the coding sequence ATGAGTGCGCCCTACCGCGTCGGGATCGTGGGCTGCGGGGCCATCAGCCGCAACCACCTCGAGGCGTTCGCCGCGATCCCCGAGGCCACGGTCGTGGCCGTGTGCGACGTCGACCCGGGCCGTGCCCGCGAGACCGCCGAGCGCTGGCGAATCCCCCACGCGTTCGGCTCGGTCGGGGAGCTCCTGGCCGCCGGCGTCGACCTCGTCTCGGTGTGCACTCCGCACCCCACCCACGAGGCCGTGGTCCTCGCCGCCGCGGCGGCGGGGGCGCACGTCCTCTGCGAGAAGCCGATCGCGATCGACCTCGCCTCCGCGGAGCGGATGGTCGCCGCGTGCGACACCGCCGGCGTGCGCCTGGGAGTCCTGTTCCAGCGCCGCTTCTGGCCGGCCGCGCAGCGCCTCCGCGCCGCGGTGGACGACGGCACGCTGGGGCGGCCGATCCTCGGCCACGCCTCGGTGCTGCTGCACCGGGAGCCGGAGTACTACAGCGCCGCCGCCTGGCGGGGGACGTGGGCCACCGACGGCGGCGGCGTGCTCATGACCCAGGCCATCCACTACCTCGACCTCCTGCAGTGGCTCATGGGCGACGTCGTCGAGGTGCACGGGTACCTCGGCACGTTCACGCACGCGATCGAGGTCGAGGACACCGCGGCCGCCGTGCTCCGCTTCGCCTCCGGGGCGATGGCCACGCTCTCCGCGACGACCGCCGCCGCCCCGAGCCTCGGGGTCAGCATCCGCATCACGGGCGAGACCGGCGCGACCGCCGAGCTCACCGAGTTCCCCGAGGGCACCGACGGCCGGGTGACCATCCTCGCCCGCGGCCGCACGATCGACTCCGAGCCCGCGCACCCCGCCGGCATCGACCCGGACGTGGACCTGGCCACCATCAACGGCCAGCTCATCCCGCACCACACCACCCAGATCCGCGACTTCGTCGAGGCCCTCGGCGCCGGCCGCGAGCCGGCCGTCACGGGCCACGACGCCACCGCGGCCCTGACGATCCTCCTCGCCGTCTACGAGTCCTCGCGCACCGGCCGCCCGGTCCGCCTGGCCCAGCCCGCCGCCACCCCAGAAGGTGCCTCATGA
- a CDS encoding shikimate dehydrogenase, with amino-acid sequence MTAPSHLIGLIGANVAGSLSPLLHEREAAAHGLRYAYRTLDLDALGLAPDHAGQLARDAARLGYTGLNVTHPCKQSVIAGLDGLSDDARELGAVNTVVIDMHDRGPRRGGSGAAARLTGRNTDHTGFRTALLEGLPGAALGTVLLVGAGGAGSAVARALLDAGAGTLLVADAEPARAEQLAARLAGRRAGKPAGNAAAADGAGRVAAVVLDEVPTRLAEADGVVNATPIGMVGHPGTPFDASALTSRHWVADVVYRPLETQLVKAARAAGCRVLDGGWMAVAQAADSFELFTGRRADRARMRAHFLELAAQAGTELS; translated from the coding sequence ATGACCGCCCCCAGCCACCTCATCGGCCTCATCGGCGCCAACGTCGCCGGCTCGCTCAGCCCGCTCCTGCACGAGCGCGAGGCCGCCGCCCACGGCCTCCGCTACGCCTACCGCACGCTGGACCTCGACGCGCTCGGCCTCGCGCCCGACCACGCCGGGCAGCTCGCGCGGGACGCCGCCCGGCTCGGCTACACGGGCCTGAACGTGACGCACCCGTGCAAGCAGTCGGTCATCGCCGGCCTCGACGGGCTCTCCGACGACGCGCGGGAGCTGGGGGCGGTCAACACGGTCGTCATCGACATGCACGATCGCGGCCCGCGCCGCGGCGGATCGGGCGCCGCCGCGCGGCTCACCGGCCGCAACACCGACCACACGGGCTTCCGCACGGCGCTCCTGGAGGGCCTGCCCGGCGCGGCCCTCGGCACCGTGCTGCTCGTCGGCGCGGGCGGCGCCGGCTCGGCCGTGGCCCGCGCCCTCCTCGACGCCGGCGCCGGGACCCTCCTCGTGGCGGACGCCGAGCCTGCCCGCGCCGAGCAGCTCGCCGCCCGCCTCGCCGGGCGCCGCGCCGGGAAACCAGCCGGGAACGCAGCCGCGGCCGACGGCGCGGGGCGGGTCGCCGCCGTCGTCCTTGACGAGGTGCCCACCCGCCTCGCGGAGGCCGACGGCGTGGTCAACGCGACGCCGATCGGCATGGTCGGGCACCCGGGCACCCCCTTCGACGCCTCCGCGCTCACGTCGCGGCACTGGGTGGCCGACGTCGTCTACCGCCCCCTGGAGACCCAGCTCGTGAAGGCCGCCCGGGCCGCCGGGTGCCGCGTGCTCGACGGCGGCTGGATGGCCGTGGCGCAGGCCGCCGACTCGTTCGAGCTCTTCACCGGCCGCCGCGCAGACCGCGCCCGCATGCGCGCCCACTTCCTCGAGCTCGCCGCGCAGGCCGGAACGGAGCTGTCATGA